A stretch of DNA from Archangium lipolyticum:
GGCTCGCAGCTCCCGCCCGGGACAGAGGAATTCCGCTCTCCCGAGCAGATACGCTTTCAGCGCGCCAACCCGGACGGCACGGGTCAATACGAGTATGGGCCCACCGATGAGATGTGGGCATTGGGCGTGACTTATTACTGGCTGCTGGCGGATGCGCTGCCCTTTGGCGAGCGCACGGATGAAGGGGGCCTGGACGGGCTGCGCGAGCGTATCTTGACTCAGCGGCCCGAAGCGCCGCACGTGGTCAACCCCCGCGTGCCGCTGGCCGCCTCGCTGCTGTGCATGAAGATGCTCGCGGAGCGGCCAGAGGACCGCTTCCCGTTGGTTGCGACACTGTGCGCGGCTCTGAATGACTCCCTGTCCAACGCGGAGAACGACGCCACCTGGGAGCCGCCGCTCGTGGATCCGCTTGATCCGCAGACGACCACGACGCTCGATGACCCGGCAAAGCAGGAGCCAAACGAACAGCGGCGCATGTTTCTAAAGCTGGTGAAGCGGCGCCCCCGGCGCGGGCAGCCCTCGCCGAACGTGGCACCCGTGCTCTTCGTGCCTGCTGCGGTAGCAGGCCCCCGGCCCCCGGCCGCAGCCGCGAACCAGGACAAGCTCCCCATGGTGGACGCGCCGCGCGTGGACCCGGCCCCGGTGGAGCACGAGCCGCCCGTAATGAGCGCCCCGGTGCCGCCAGCACGCGAACTCGAGCCTGCCGCAGGTCCACCCCCTCAACGCGCAGCGTGGCATCTCGGGGTCGTTGGGGCCGTGCTGACGGGGGTGGCCGTCGTTGCCCTGTCCGTTGGCACGGACTTGTGGGGGCCTGGCTCTTCGAGCCGCACCAGCGAGGCACGGTTGGAGCTGCCGCTACCGCCTACGTCCCCCAGCTCAACCGACGCAGGCGTGCGCGGTCGTGAAGTGGCGCCCAATGCAAAGCCGCTGGAATCTCTCCCTGGAGGAGACGCGGCACCCGTTGGGGCTCAACTTCCCGCGTCTACCGCTAACGACATGCTTCGCACGCCCGCTCAGACGCCCAAGAACGAAACGCCGAAAACGCAGACGCAAGGTGCAGGGTTCCGCTTGCCGGTGAAGCCCGCAGCCGTGGCGGTCTGTGCGCTGCTCGACGGGGGATGCACCGCGCCCGCTTCCCAGGTGCGCACCGAGCCCCCCACGATTACGTGCCCCCAAGATTGGAGGGAAACCCACGAGAGGTTCGGCGTTACTGGCAGTGCCCTGACAGCCCTGACAGCCACCGTGAAAGGGTACAAGGCGGAGCCCGGAGAGGCTGCCAGGGTGAAGGATGGCCCCGCTACCCTCTTCGTGGGAAAGGTCGGTGGCTTTGGATTCGGTAGAGTGGGCAATCTGCCTGCCGGGACCCTGCTACTTGGACAGTGGCAGCTCGGCGACGACCGCCTTTTCGGCACCTTCACCGAAGCAAAGGTTCCGGGCGAGGGGACTCTCCCCGTGTGTTTGGTTGCTGGCCTGGACATCGTCACGGGCTACATGGACGAGCACGGCAAATTGTTTGATTGTCCCCCTGGAGTGGGCGTCTGCCTCACTCCCGGAAGCACGCCCGGCAACGCCAAGACACCCACGCGCGTTGTTCTCGAAGTGCCTGTCGGGCAGCCCTGATTTTATTACCTTGCCCTTTGGAGGTTGAGTTTCCGTGCTGCCCCCCTCTCCCGGTGCCGTCCTGCTGGCCGCCCTGCTCGCTGGTGCTGCGCAAGCCGCAGAACCGCCCCCCGTCCCCCGCTGCGCAGCAACGGCGCGTTTTGACTTGGCCGCAGGCTCCCCGGAGGTGGCTCCCAACGTGTGCGCTAGCGCGGACGAGACGATGACCTTCGTCTTTGATTCCCATGTCGCCGTGGGGGCGGTGGAGTTTCAGCCAGGAGGCCGCCTCGCGGATTGGGCACTCGGGCAAGAGGGGCTGAGCCTCCACGTCATGCCCAAGGGGGATTATCT
This window harbors:
- a CDS encoding serine/threonine protein kinase, which codes for MGLTLRHPDIGEMIGDYKVVGFLGAGGLGIVYKVERGGRFFALKLLLIPKLDGRGKREIGILIHLENPGVVRYVGSDFWPDPVIGHPYIVMEYVPGDTLWTFAYKRNPSARKATRIILDAALTLGEVHAAGVFHRDVKPENIVIREGNERPILIDFGIGSLASAPTLTGSQLPPGTEEFRSPEQIRFQRANPDGTGQYEYGPTDEMWALGVTYYWLLADALPFGERTDEGGLDGLRERILTQRPEAPHVVNPRVPLAASLLCMKMLAERPEDRFPLVATLCAALNDSLSNAENDATWEPPLVDPLDPQTTTTLDDPAKQEPNEQRRMFLKLVKRRPRRGQPSPNVAPVLFVPAAVAGPRPPAAAANQDKLPMVDAPRVDPAPVEHEPPVMSAPVPPARELEPAAGPPPQRAAWHLGVVGAVLTGVAVVALSVGTDLWGPGSSSRTSEARLELPLPPTSPSSTDAGVRGREVAPNAKPLESLPGGDAAPVGAQLPASTANDMLRTPAQTPKNETPKTQTQGAGFRLPVKPAAVAVCALLDGGCTAPASQVRTEPPTITCPQDWRETHERFGVTGSALTALTATVKGYKAEPGEAARVKDGPATLFVGKVGGFGFGRVGNLPAGTLLLGQWQLGDDRLFGTFTEAKVPGEGTLPVCLVAGLDIVTGYMDEHGKLFDCPPGVGVCLTPGSTPGNAKTPTRVVLEVPVGQP